The Anaeromyxobacter sp. Fw109-5 genomic interval GCGCTGGCCGCGGCCGATCGGGACGAGGGCGTCGATCGCCTTGAGGCCGGTCTGCATCGGCTCGTGCACCGACTTGCGCTGCACGATCCCGGGGGCCTTGATCTCGATCTTGCGGGTGTGCTTCGCGTTCACCGGGCCGCGGCCGTCGATGGGGCTGCCGAGGCCGTCGACCACGCGGCCGAGGAGCTCCTCGCCCACCGCCACCTCGGCGATCTTCCCGGTGCGCTTCACCGGGTCGCCCTCGCGGATGTGCTCGAAGGCGCCCATGATGGCGGCGCCGACGTTGTCCTCCTCGAGGTTCAGCACGAGGCCGCGGGTGCCGTGCGGGAACTCGAGCAGCTCGCCGGCGGCCGCGCCCGCGAGGCCGTAGATGCGGGCGACGCCGTCCGCCTGGCTGAGGACGGTGCCGGTCTCGGCGACGTCGACCTTCTTCCCGTAGTCCTTGATCTGCTCGCGGATGATGCGGCTGATCTCGTCGGCGCGGATTTCCATCGAAAGGCTCTCCGGAGGAGGATGAACTGACAGTTAAAGATCGCTACTGCTTCAGCTGGCGCCGCAGATCCTCGAGCTGGGTGCGGAGCGAGCCGTCGTAGACGAGGCTCCCCACCTGCGCGACCACGCCGCCGAGGAGGGCGGGGTCGACCTCGCGATCGAGGAGCACGGTCGCCTGGGTGGCCTGCGAGAGCCGGTCGGCGATGGCCTGCGCCGCGGAGCCGTCGAGCGGGACCGCGCTCGTCACCTTCGCGCGCACCCGGCCGAGGTGCTCGTCCGCGAGGGCGCGGAAGGTGTCCACGATGGCGCCCAGGTACCCGAGGCGGTTGCGGTCACCGAGGAGGAAGAGCAGGTTCGCGGGCTCGCTCTCGAGCCGGAGCGCGGCCGCGAGCTTCTCCACGATCGCCCGCCGCTGCTCGCGCGAGTAGACCGGGTTGGACAGGACCTCGCGGAGATCGGGCGAGCCCTCGACACCCTCCTTGAGGGACTGGAGGCTCTCGCTCCAGGGCTCTACTCGACCCTTCTCCACGGCCAAGCTGAAGAGCGCCTTGGCGTACCGGCGGGCAATGGAACCCATGATCATAAGGGACGCGCTCCGTAGCACGGTGTGGGTGCGACGGTCAAGCACGTTTCCCCGGAGAGTACTTGGAGTTACGCGGTCCGCGGCCGCGCGTTTGACAGCCCCGGACCCCGCTTTACGTTCGCGTTGCCAAAAGGAGGTTGAAAATCATGGCGATGCCGACGAGATGGGAGCCCTTCCGTGACCTGGCCCGGTTCCAGGACGAGATGAACCGGCTGTTCGACGACCGCGGTTATCGCACCGGTGAGTCGGTCGGCTGGACTCCGCCCTGCGACATTTTTGAGGACGAGGAGGGCCTCGCGTTGCGCTTCGACCTCGCGGGGGTTGACCCGAAGGATGTAGACATCCGCTTCGAGAACGGGGTCCTCACCCTCAGGGGCGAGCGCAAGCTGGAGCACGAGGACAAGCGCGACAACTACCACCGCATCGAGCTGGCCTACGGCACGTTCACGCGGTCGTTCTCCCTGCCCGGCACCGTGGACGCCGAGAAGATCCGCGCCGACGCGAAGAACGGTCTGCTCACCGTCCACCTGCCGAAGCGAGCCGAGGCGCGCCCGCGCGCGATCCAGGTGAAGGTCGGGGCGTAGCGGACGGCGCGGCGCGCGACCTCGAGCGCGCCTGCGTGAAGAGCGGGCCCGGCGCCGCCGGGACCCGCTCTTTCACTTCCAGACGACTCGTCGTTCCGGGCGCTACGCCTTCACGGCCGCGACGGGCGCGCCGGCAGGCTTCGCGCCGCCCTTCTCCACGCCCTCCATCTTGCACTGACCCTCGAAGATCACGCCCTTCTCGATCATGAGGGACGGGGCCTCGACGTTGCCGCGCATGCGGGCGGGGTGGTGCAGCTCGATCGCGTTCTTGGCGCGGACGTTCCCGTTGATCTCGCCGTGCACGATGATCGTGCCGCAGGTGATCTCCGCGTTCACCTTGGCGCCCTCGCCGACCACGAGCACGTCGTTCGTGACGATCGTCCCGGTGAACTTGCCGTCGATGCGGACGGTCCCCTCGAAGGTGAGCTTGCCCTCGAACTCGGAACCGCGGCCGAGCAGGGCGTTCAGGTCGCCGGTGGGGGTGGGGACGGACGACAGCTCATCGCGCTTCAGCATGGCCATGTTTCTCGGCTCCTCGTTGGATGACTTCGCGGGCGTGGGCGCTCCGGGTGCGTCCGCGCCGACCGCCGGCGACGTCGCCTCCTCCCGCAGCTTTGTCCAGAAGGACATCCTTCCTCGCTCTGCTTGTACCCCGGACATCAGGGCTGCCGCCCCCTCGGGCGGCGGTACAGGGAACTACGCTCCAATCTTCGCGAGTATTCCGTCCAGCTCGTCGAGAGAGGTGTACTCAACCTCCAGGCGGCCGGCGACTGCAGACTTGGGCACGACCTTACACCTGGCCCCCAGGCGGCGCTGAAGGCGCTGATTCAGCGCCTTGACGGCCGGGCTCTCGGAAGCTGGCGCCGGCCGGTCGCTTTCCTTGCGGCCGAGGGCGCGCACGAGCGCCTCCGTGGCCCGGACGGAGAGCCCCTCGCGGATGACCTTCTGGGCCGCCCGCCTCATCGCCTCGGCGTCTGCGGCGCCGAGCAGCGCGCGGGCGTGCCCCATGTCGAGCTGACCCTGGCGGACCGCGTCGCGCACCTCCTCCGGCAGCTTGAGGAGGCGGAGCGCGTTCGCCACCGTCGAGCGCTCCTTGCCCACCCGCTTCGCGATCTCGTCCTGCGTGAGCGCGTGCTCGCTCGCGAGCACCTCGTACGCCTCGGCCTCCTCGATGGCGTTCAGGTCCGCCCGCTGCAGGTTCTCGATGAGGGCGATCTCGAACGCCTCGCGATCGCTGGTCTCCCGCACCAAGGCCGGGATCTCGCGCAGCTCGGCGCGCTGCGCCGCCCGCCAGCGGCGCTCGCCCGCCACGATGCGGTACTTCGCGCCCTGCTTGCGGACGAGGATCGGCTCGACGACGCCGTGCTCGCGGATGGACGCCGCGAGCTCCTCCAGCTTGGCCTCGTCGAAGCGCTTCCGGGGCTGCTCGGGGTTCCGCTCGATGGCCTCGAGCGGCAGCGACAGCAGGCCGCGGCCGGAGACGGCCGGGGTCGAAGCGGGCGCCGCGGCAGCGCTCGGCGGCGGCGGCGCGTTGGAGAGCAGGGCGGCCATGCCGCGCCCGAGGGCGGGCCGGCGCTTGTCGGCGAGGCTCACGCCACACCTCCCGGCTGGCCGAAGCGGCCCGCCACCTCGCGCGCCAGCTCGAGGTAGCTCTGGCAGCCCTTGGAGGTCACGTCGTAGAGCAGGATGGGCTTGCCGTGGCTGGGCGCCTCCGACAGCCGCACGTTGCGCGGGATGACGGTCTTGAAGACCTGCTCCGCGAAGGTGCGGCGGATCTCGTCCGCCACCTGGTTCGACAGGTTGTTGGGCGAGAACATCGTGAGGACGATGCCGTCCACGGCGAGGCCGGGGTTCGCGCTCGCGCGCACGAGCTCGATCGTCTTCAGCACGTCGGCGAGGCCTTCCAGCGCGTAGTACTCGCACTGCAGCGGGATGACGACGCCCTGCGCAGCGACGAGCCCGTTCAGCGTGAGGAGCCCGAGCGAGGGCGGGCAGTCGATGACCACGTACTCGTAATCGCGGGCGACCTGGTCCACGGCGCGCTTGAGGCGCGACTCCCGGGCGTCGTGCTCGGCGAGCTCCAGCTCGGCGCCGACGAGGTGGCGCGAGGCGGGCACGAGGTCGAGGAACTTGAGCTCCGTCTTCCGCACGGCGCTCGCCATGGGCACGCCGTCGACGAGCACCTCGTAGATGGAGTGCTCGGACTCGTCGCGCCGGATCCCGAGGGCGCTGCCGGCGTTGCCCTGGGGATCGACGTCGACGAGGAGCGTTCGGCGCTCGGCGGCCGCGAGCGAGGCCGCGAGGTTCACGGCCGTCGTGGTCTTGCCGACGCCGCCCTTCTGGTTCGCGATGGTGAGGATCCGGCCCATGGCCTGAGCATCCGTGCGCGGGGTGCGAGCCCCGTCCGTCGTGTTCGGCAACTCGAGACCTCTCGGTTTCGCGCGGCCCCCTGGCCGCGCAGGCGCGCACTGTGCCCGATCGATCTGACACGCCGCGTCCCGAGCCTTGCCCCGCCGCCGCCGCTTCCCGCCCATCGTCGCCTCGCGCTCGCTGCCGCCCGGCTGTTCCACGTGGAACATCGGCGCTGGTCCGCCAAGGACCAGGCGTCCGGCCGGGCGAGGTGTTCCACGTGGAACATCCCGATCGCAGGGGCGCTTCCCGGGTCCTCAACCACGACGACCGAGCAGCGCTGGCGTGCCTGTATGGCACGTCGAGCAGCGCAGGTGAGGAGCCTGTCCTTGGACCTCCTCGATCCCGAGATGGGCTGGGGGGCGGTTCCGTGGCGCGCCGCGGGCGCGGGACCTCGCGTCCTCGGCGGCCACCATGGACGGGGTCTCCGTCGCGGGACGGGTTCCGTCCGCAGGCACCGCTGGCAACGCGGGGCCGCCCGGGCGTGAGGGGGGCTGGGCGATGGCGCCTTGGCGGCCAACCGCGTTGCATGCGGTCCGTTGGTCGATCGGTGCCGACCGCGTCCAGTGGCCGCCTGCGGTCGCGAGGTCCCGCACATGGGGCGGCGCGCTGCGGACGTGACGGTGGCATGGCTCGTCCCCGGGGCAACGGAGCGGCGCTCGTTCGCCAGGTGTTTCACGTGGAACACCGCTCGAGGCGCCAGCCACGAAGCGGTCCGTAAGGACGGCACGGATCGGCGGCGCCCGTTCTCGGGTGCCCAAGCAGACGCGAACGCGCGCCCCCGAGGCCGCTAGCCTCCTCGCGAGACCGGCGAGGTCGCGAGGGGAGGAGTTCGAGATGGCTTCCTACCTGGTGCTGTTCGGCTTCACTCCACAGGGCGTCCAGCACATCAAGGACTGCCCGGCGCGCGTCGCCGCGGCGAAGGAGACCGTCCGCAGCCTGGGCGGAGAGGTCCGCGCGTTCTACGGGATCATGGGGAGCGCGCACGACACGCTGTTCATCGTGGACGCCCCCGACGACGCGGCCATGGCGCGGATGGTCCTCGCCATCGCGGAGAAGGGGTTCGTCCGCACCGAGACCCACCGGCTCTTCACCGAGGACGAGTTCGGCGAGATCGTCCGCTCGCTGCCGTGACGTGAGGAGGTACCGCGCCCGGCGCCGCGGACGGGGCGCGCTCCCGCCCCGAGCCGGTCAACGCGCGCGCCAGCGCGCGATCGCGCGGGCCGAGCGGGAGAGGGGCAGCTCGAAGCGCGAGACGTCCACGAGCGCGAGGCCGGAGGCCGCCCCGATCGCCGCCAGGCGCGCCTCGTCCGCCTCGCGGCCGAGCATGGCGAAGAGCGTCCCGCCCGGCGCGAGGTAGCGGACGCCCAGCGGGACCCAGCGCTCGGGATCGGAGAGCGCGCGGGAGACCACGGCGTCGGCGCGGGGGAGCTTCTCGCCCTCCGGGTCGCCCTCGGCGCGGACGGCGAAGGCGCGGACGGGCAGGTCGAGCTCGGCGGCCACGGCCTTCACGAAGGCGACCTTCTTCGCCACCGAGTCGCAGCAGGTCACCTCGAGCGCCGGGCGGGCGCAGGCGAGCGGCACGCCCGGGAGGCCGGCGCCGGAGCCGAGGTCGAGCAGGGTGCGCACCTCGTCCAGCAGCGGCAGCAGGAGCAGGCTGTCCACGAGGTGCTTCTCGGCCACCTCGGCGGGATCGGTGATGGTGGTGAGGTTCACCTTCCGGTTCCAGGCGAGGAGCCGATCGGCGAACCGCTCGAGGCGGGGCAGCGCCTCGGGGGCGACGGGGAGCGCGAGGGCGGCGAGGCCGCGGGAGAGCGCCGCGTGGAAGGCCGGTTCCATCGCCGGCCCTACTTCTTCGCGGCGGTGCGCCGGCCGATGGCGGCCTCGACCTCGCTCCGGTGCTCGGCGAGGTACGCGTCCACCTCGGCCGCCTCGAGCGCGAGATCGCGCAGCACGCCCTCGTAGACGAAGCGGAAGCCCTCGGCGTAGTCGCGGTCCTGCAGCTCGAACGAGCGCCGCACGACCGCCGCGGAGAAGAGCCGCTCCGCCTTGGTGCGCTGGCGCGCCACTAGCGCTCGCCCCCGCGCGCGGCCGGGACGACGAGCAGCTGCCGGAAGATGCCCTCGCCCTCGCTGTGCGTCGTCACGCCCTCGTGGTTCACCAGGGCGAGGTGGATCTGCCGCCGCTCGCGCGCGCTGATGGGCGCCACGGCCAGCACCTTGCCGGTGCGCATGGCCGTGGCGGCGAGCCGCTCGGCCATCGCCTTCAGCGCCGGGTCGCCCTCCTGGTAGAACCCGCCGACCTCGAGGTTCACCCACTTGCGCCCCTCGGCGCGCGGGTTCACCACGCGGTTCGCGAGGTACTGGAGCGCCTCGACGAGCGCGGAGGAGAGCTCGACCGGGTTTCCCTCCCGCGGGTTCAGGGCGACGCCGATCTGCTCGGCCGTCTCCTTCACCTCGACGTCCACCGCCGCGCCGAGCCGCTCGAGGAGGCCGGCGCAGAACTCCCGCGCCCGCGCCACCTTCTCCGGCGCCTGGGCGGGGGGCGCAGCAGCGGGGATTCCCTTCTCGTCCATGGCGCTCTCCTCGGCGCTACTTGGAGGCCTTGGCCGGCGCCGGCACGGCCGGCATCCGCCGCATCATGAACTGCTGCTGGGCGATGGACAGCAGGTTGTTCACGAAGATGTAGAGCGTGAGCCCCGCGGGCACGCTGAGCATGAGCAGCGTGAAGAAGCCCGGCATGAAGTACAGCATCATCTTGGCCTGGGCGTTGTCGGCCGGCTGCGGCGAGAAGCGCTGCATCACGTACTGCGAGACGCCCATCGCGATCGGCAGGACGTAGAGCGGGTCCTTCACCGTGAGGTCGTGGATCCACAGGAACGGCTCCCGGTACAGCTCGACCGACGTCTGCAGCGTGGCGTAGAGCGCGAACCAGATCGGCAGCTGGATGAGCATCGGCAGGCAGCCGCCGAGCGGGTTCACCTTGTGCTGCTGGTAGAGCTGCATCGTCGCGAGGTTCAGCTTCTCGCGGTCGTTGCCGTGCTTGGCCTTGAGCTTCTCGATCTCGGGCTGCAGCTTCCGCATCTCGTTCATCGACTGCATCGACTTCGCGGTGAGCGGGTAGAGCAGCACCTTCACGAGGACGGTGAGGAGGATGATGGCGAGGCCCCAGTTCGCCACGAGCCGCTCCAGCCAGCGCATGACGAAGAGCAGGAGGCGCGCGAAGAAGGCGAAGGGGCGCGCCATGGCCCCGTAGTCGATGGCGCTCTCGAACTCCCGCCCGTAGGTGCGGAGGTGATCGAGGTCCTTGGGGCCCGAGTACACGGTGAACCCGAACTTCGCGCTGCCGCCGTCGAGCGGGAGCCGCAGCGCCGTGAGGCCGCTGCCCTGCACCGGGCCCTTCGCGAAGAGGCAGGTCCCGGCCGGCTGCGCGGGGAAGACGGCGGAGACGAAGTATCCCTGGTCCATGCCCGCCCAGGCCACGGTCCCCTGGAGCTTCTCCTGCGCCTCCTTCCCGTCGACGTCGAAGCGCTCGGTCTCCTCGCCCGCGCGGCAGACGGGCCGGACGAACTCGACGGGCGGGCCGGAGAAGAACCCGCCCTTCTTCGTGTCGGGCGGCATGTAGCCGGGGTAGAGGACGACGATCCCGCCGCCCTGGGTGGCCGGAGCCTGCACCTCGAGGTCGAGCGCGAGCTCGTAGGCCTTCTCGGTGAGACGGTAGGTCTTGCGGACGGTGGCCTTGCCAGCCCGCCCCTCGAAAGTGGCAGAGCGGGCATCCTGCGCCACCACCCGCATGGGGGCTCGCGCGGCGACG includes:
- the rsmG gene encoding 16S rRNA (guanine(527)-N(7))-methyltransferase RsmG is translated as MEPAFHAALSRGLAALALPVAPEALPRLERFADRLLAWNRKVNLTTITDPAEVAEKHLVDSLLLLPLLDEVRTLLDLGSGAGLPGVPLACARPALEVTCCDSVAKKVAFVKAVAAELDLPVRAFAVRAEGDPEGEKLPRADAVVSRALSDPERWVPLGVRYLAPGGTLFAMLGREADEARLAAIGAASGLALVDVSRFELPLSRSARAIARWRAR
- a CDS encoding ParB/RepB/Spo0J family partition protein, with translation MSLADKRRPALGRGMAALLSNAPPPPSAAAAPASTPAVSGRGLLSLPLEAIERNPEQPRKRFDEAKLEELAASIREHGVVEPILVRKQGAKYRIVAGERRWRAAQRAELREIPALVRETSDREAFEIALIENLQRADLNAIEEAEAYEVLASEHALTQDEIAKRVGKERSTVANALRLLKLPEEVRDAVRQGQLDMGHARALLGAADAEAMRRAAQKVIREGLSVRATEALVRALGRKESDRPAPASESPAVKALNQRLQRRLGARCKVVPKSAVAGRLEVEYTSLDELDGILAKIGA
- a CDS encoding R3H domain-containing nucleic acid-binding protein, which translates into the protein MDEKGIPAAAPPAQAPEKVARAREFCAGLLERLGAAVDVEVKETAEQIGVALNPREGNPVELSSALVEALQYLANRVVNPRAEGRKWVNLEVGGFYQEGDPALKAMAERLAATAMRTGKVLAVAPISARERRQIHLALVNHEGVTTHSEGEGIFRQLLVVPAARGGER
- the yidC gene encoding membrane protein insertase YidC, which codes for MGPENRRVLLATVLSVAVLIVWQFVFPSPKPKPQPPKPPEAAQRAEAPAAPAPGQPAAQAPAPAVPQDAPEQLVKLVGDGFEATLTSHGGAVKEIVLQGEKFRRDREGKPVQIDLVRVAKEQPYPLAVVATPELGGAEDAGNDVAARAPMRVVAQDARSATFEGRAGKATVRKTYRLTEKAYELALDLEVQAPATQGGGIVVLYPGYMPPDTKKGGFFSGPPVEFVRPVCRAGEETERFDVDGKEAQEKLQGTVAWAGMDQGYFVSAVFPAQPAGTCLFAKGPVQGSGLTALRLPLDGGSAKFGFTVYSGPKDLDHLRTYGREFESAIDYGAMARPFAFFARLLLFVMRWLERLVANWGLAIILLTVLVKVLLYPLTAKSMQSMNEMRKLQPEIEKLKAKHGNDREKLNLATMQLYQQHKVNPLGGCLPMLIQLPIWFALYATLQTSVELYREPFLWIHDLTVKDPLYVLPIAMGVSQYVMQRFSPQPADNAQAKMMLYFMPGFFTLLMLSVPAGLTLYIFVNNLLSIAQQQFMMRRMPAVPAPAKASK
- a CDS encoding polymer-forming cytoskeletal protein, whose amino-acid sequence is MAMLKRDELSSVPTPTGDLNALLGRGSEFEGKLTFEGTVRIDGKFTGTIVTNDVLVVGEGAKVNAEITCGTIIVHGEINGNVRAKNAIELHHPARMRGNVEAPSLMIEKGVIFEGQCKMEGVEKGGAKPAGAPVAAVKA
- the atpH gene encoding ATP synthase F1 subunit delta; this translates as MIMGSIARRYAKALFSLAVEKGRVEPWSESLQSLKEGVEGSPDLREVLSNPVYSREQRRAIVEKLAAALRLESEPANLLFLLGDRNRLGYLGAIVDTFRALADEHLGRVRAKVTSAVPLDGSAAQAIADRLSQATQATVLLDREVDPALLGGVVAQVGSLVYDGSLRTQLEDLRRQLKQ
- a CDS encoding GYD domain-containing protein; the encoded protein is MASYLVLFGFTPQGVQHIKDCPARVAAAKETVRSLGGEVRAFYGIMGSAHDTLFIVDAPDDAAMARMVLAIAEKGFVRTETHRLFTEDEFGEIVRSLP
- a CDS encoding Hsp20/alpha crystallin family protein, whose translation is MPTRWEPFRDLARFQDEMNRLFDDRGYRTGESVGWTPPCDIFEDEEGLALRFDLAGVDPKDVDIRFENGVLTLRGERKLEHEDKRDNYHRIELAYGTFTRSFSLPGTVDAEKIRADAKNGLLTVHLPKRAEARPRAIQVKVGA
- a CDS encoding ParA family protein, which produces MGRILTIANQKGGVGKTTTAVNLAASLAAAERRTLLVDVDPQGNAGSALGIRRDESEHSIYEVLVDGVPMASAVRKTELKFLDLVPASRHLVGAELELAEHDARESRLKRAVDQVARDYEYVVIDCPPSLGLLTLNGLVAAQGVVIPLQCEYYALEGLADVLKTIELVRASANPGLAVDGIVLTMFSPNNLSNQVADEIRRTFAEQVFKTVIPRNVRLSEAPSHGKPILLYDVTSKGCQSYLELAREVAGRFGQPGGVA